AGCGCTCAAGGTCCAGCCGCCGTTCGCCGACAGCGCCGCGCTCGAAGCCGAAGTGGCCCGGCGCGTGGCCTTCATCAAGACCTGCCTGCACAACGCACGGCTCAAGACCCTGGTGCTGGGTATCAGTGGTGGTGTTGACTCGCTGACCGCCGCGCTGATGGCGCAACGGGCGATCAATGAACTGCGCAGCGAGACGGCTGATGAGCAGTACCGCTTCATTGCCGTGCGCCTGCCGTACCAGGTGCAGCACGACGAACACGACGCCCAGGCCTGCCTGGAAGTGATCAAGGCCGACGAGGTGCACACTGTCGACATCGCCCCGGCCGTGCGTGCCCTGGCGACCGAGGTCAAGGCCCTGGAAAACGGCGCGCCGGCGATGGTCGATTTCGTCGTCGGCAACACCAAGGCGCGCATGCGCATGGTTGCCCAGTACACCATCGCCGGCGCCCGCCAGGGCCTGGTAATCGGCACCGACCATGCCGCCGAAGCGGTGATGGGCTTCTTTACCAAGTTTGGTGATGGTTCCTGCGACCTGGCACCGCTCAGTGGCCTGGTGAAAAACCAGGTGCGGGCCATC
This portion of the Pseudomonas sp. SORT22 genome encodes:
- the nadE gene encoding ammonia-dependent NAD(+) synthetase; its protein translation is MQAVQREIAQALKVQPPFADSAALEAEVARRVAFIKTCLHNARLKTLVLGISGGVDSLTAALMAQRAINELRSETADEQYRFIAVRLPYQVQHDEHDAQACLEVIKADEVHTVDIAPAVRALATEVKALENGAPAMVDFVVGNTKARMRMVAQYTIAGARQGLVIGTDHAAEAVMGFFTKFGDGSCDLAPLSGLVKNQVRAIARSFGAPESLVEKVPTADLEDLAPGKPDEASHGVTYAQIDAFLHGEAVSQEAFDIISATYRKTQHKREMPFAP